A window from Mesorhizobium sp. WSM2240 encodes these proteins:
- a CDS encoding aldo/keto reductase, whose product MGQATAPLARSIPSSGEQIPSIGLGTWITFNVGDDPMLRAECADVMGAFFQAGGRVIDSSPMYGSSQPVIGYGLERLGRPRTLFSAEKVWTSSAADGPAQIERSRRFWGVRQFDLIQVHNLVAWEAHLQTLFEMKASGQVRYVGITTSEGRRHDLFEQIMRTQPLDFVQLTYNIVDREAEERLLPLAAERGTGVIVNRPFQQGALTRRLEREKLPEWAHEIGAASWAQLILKFILSHPAVTVAIPATTRVDHVRENVATASGIFPDADMRERMAAYVRDL is encoded by the coding sequence ATGGGTCAGGCCACCGCACCCCTGGCGCGTTCCATCCCGTCCTCGGGTGAACAGATCCCTTCGATTGGGCTCGGCACGTGGATTACCTTCAATGTTGGCGATGACCCGATGCTCAGGGCCGAATGCGCGGACGTCATGGGCGCATTCTTCCAGGCGGGCGGGCGGGTGATCGACTCCTCGCCCATGTACGGCTCGTCCCAGCCCGTCATCGGCTATGGCCTCGAACGGCTCGGCCGGCCCCGGACATTGTTCTCGGCTGAGAAAGTCTGGACCTCGTCCGCCGCGGACGGGCCCGCGCAGATCGAACGATCGCGCCGCTTCTGGGGCGTCAGGCAGTTCGACCTCATCCAGGTCCACAATCTCGTCGCCTGGGAAGCGCATCTGCAGACCCTGTTCGAGATGAAGGCGTCCGGGCAGGTACGCTATGTCGGCATCACCACTTCGGAGGGCCGCCGGCACGATCTTTTCGAGCAGATAATGCGCACCCAGCCGCTCGACTTCGTGCAACTCACCTACAACATCGTCGACCGCGAGGCGGAGGAGCGGCTCCTGCCTCTCGCGGCAGAGCGCGGGACTGGCGTCATCGTCAATCGGCCTTTTCAGCAAGGCGCACTGACACGACGGCTGGAGCGCGAAAAGCTGCCCGAATGGGCGCACGAAATCGGCGCCGCGAGTTGGGCGCAGCTTATCCTGAAGTTCATCCTCTCGCATCCGGCCGTAACCGTTGCTATCCCCGCTACCACCCGCGTCGATCATGTCCGCGAGAACGTGGCGACCGCATCCGGTATTTTCCCCGACGCCGACATGCGCGAGCGAATGGCGGCCTATGTCCGCGATCTCTGA
- a CDS encoding polyphosphate polymerase domain-containing protein — protein MSSIANTDARLERIFHPISLASLNSKAEMLERLDNKYVVGAGVLHRASAELARHFDILEIEGRRSFTYETCYFDGADRRSYFDHHQGRRQRAKVRIRKYVDAGLCFVEVKLKDKRGATIKKRLPYKAGKFGVLDETALAYVHDVYFDQYRQEFPYALSRVLDMRYVRMTLVAKQGGERMTIDSGMRFFAPGSSHAIDDDHFILEAKSANGNGIADRILRAMHQHPTKHCSKYCTGIAILNQGTRHNKFLPALRKLGSVPAPQMPENPGRQIGVAA, from the coding sequence ATGTCTTCTATCGCAAACACTGACGCGCGGCTGGAGCGGATTTTCCATCCAATCAGCCTCGCTAGCCTCAACTCCAAGGCAGAGATGCTGGAGCGGTTGGACAACAAATATGTCGTCGGCGCGGGCGTACTGCATCGCGCGTCGGCGGAACTGGCAAGACATTTCGATATTCTGGAGATCGAGGGCCGCCGGTCCTTCACCTATGAAACCTGCTATTTCGACGGTGCGGACCGGCGAAGCTATTTCGATCACCATCAGGGAAGGCGGCAGCGCGCTAAAGTCCGGATCCGGAAATATGTCGATGCAGGGCTTTGCTTCGTCGAGGTGAAGCTCAAGGACAAGCGCGGCGCCACGATCAAGAAGCGCCTGCCCTACAAAGCCGGCAAGTTCGGCGTTCTCGACGAGACCGCGCTCGCCTACGTTCACGACGTCTATTTCGACCAGTACCGCCAAGAGTTCCCGTACGCGCTCTCGCGGGTCCTCGACATGCGCTATGTCCGCATGACGCTCGTGGCGAAGCAAGGCGGCGAGCGTATGACGATCGACAGCGGAATGCGGTTTTTCGCTCCCGGCTCGTCGCATGCGATCGACGACGACCACTTCATCCTTGAAGCAAAGTCCGCAAATGGGAACGGAATAGCCGACCGCATTCTGCGCGCCATGCACCAGCATCCTACCAAGCACTGCTCGAAATATTGCACCGGCATCGCCATCCTCAATCAAGGCACGAGGCACAACAAGTTCCTTCCGGCTCTCCGCAAGCTCGGGAGCGTGCCTGCGCCGCAAATGCCTGAAAACCCCGGGCGACAAATTGGGGTAGCCGCATGA
- a CDS encoding DUF4956 domain-containing protein, with the protein MILSFTQALQDPLAAQAIRFLLNLVGMMLLTFGMYYRRYRDKELVTAAALFNIFVFAVLTVLSSVNFSVAAGFGLFAILALFTLRSEPLSKTEMTYFFGSVAIAVISSVQGTTLPFATMIVLFVLVGAYVVDHPKMLQSVSGAKVTLDKIHLTLLSDPESMRAELSERLGVTVLSYQVLQLDYITEMARLNVFYRKH; encoded by the coding sequence ATGATCCTCTCTTTCACGCAAGCCCTTCAGGATCCGCTCGCGGCCCAGGCGATCAGGTTCCTGCTGAACCTCGTTGGAATGATGCTCCTTACCTTCGGCATGTACTACCGGCGCTACCGAGACAAGGAGTTGGTGACGGCGGCCGCGCTGTTCAACATTTTCGTTTTCGCGGTGCTCACCGTCCTGTCTTCGGTGAATTTCAGCGTTGCCGCGGGCTTCGGCCTGTTCGCCATCCTGGCGCTTTTCACTCTGCGCTCGGAGCCGCTCAGCAAGACCGAGATGACCTACTTCTTCGGCAGCGTCGCCATCGCGGTCATTTCATCGGTGCAGGGAACGACGCTGCCCTTCGCGACGATGATCGTCCTGTTCGTGCTCGTCGGCGCCTACGTGGTCGATCATCCGAAGATGCTGCAATCCGTCAGCGGGGCCAAGGTCACGCTCGACAAAATCCACCTGACGCTGCTGTCAGACCCCGAATCCATGCGCGCCGAACTCTCGGAGCGGCTCGGGGTCACGGTGCTGTCCTATCAGGTTCTCCAACTCGACTACATCACAGAAATGGCGAGGCTCAATGTCTTCTATCGCAAACACTGA
- a CDS encoding helix-turn-helix transcriptional regulator — translation MSHSSDIVLPEAVSSAMANGMHIVRAYREHLGYTVEDVAVTSGLIVEEIEKIEAGHRFEKGYRDRIARALGLPDGIFDREADIPEAA, via the coding sequence ATGAGTCACTCGAGCGATATCGTGCTCCCCGAGGCCGTTTCCAGCGCCATGGCCAATGGAATGCACATCGTCCGTGCGTACCGGGAGCATCTCGGATACACAGTTGAAGATGTGGCCGTCACCAGCGGCCTGATCGTCGAGGAAATCGAAAAGATTGAGGCAGGTCACCGGTTCGAAAAGGGATACCGGGACCGGATTGCCCGTGCGCTCGGCTTGCCGGACGGCATTTTTGACCGGGAAGCTGACATCCCTGAGGCCGCTTGA
- a CDS encoding DUF6064 family protein codes for MSEWWTYRPEDFLLFSPRVYWRMFELQNETLWPLHLVTVAAGLVIILVLLRRPKHGGGLIGFFLATLWVFVGWSFLWNRYAAINWAITYVIPIFALQALMLAIASITRGGLTFDRRGVAGWAGLLLATCGLVLYPLLPPLTERPLPSAEVFGIAPDPTAIVTLGLLLAARGRLLPTLLPIPLLWCVLSSLTLWAMDDQQAWLPLLVVAIVLVALGLQSVIRHYGRGA; via the coding sequence ATGTCGGAGTGGTGGACCTATCGGCCCGAAGATTTTCTGCTCTTCTCGCCGCGCGTCTACTGGCGCATGTTCGAACTGCAGAATGAGACGCTGTGGCCGCTGCATCTCGTCACCGTCGCCGCCGGGCTGGTGATCATCCTCGTTCTGCTTCGGCGGCCGAAGCATGGTGGCGGATTGATCGGATTTTTTCTTGCCACGCTCTGGGTCTTCGTCGGCTGGTCCTTCCTGTGGAACCGCTACGCTGCCATCAACTGGGCGATCACCTACGTCATCCCGATCTTTGCCCTGCAGGCTCTCATGCTGGCGATCGCCTCCATCACACGCGGCGGGCTGACCTTCGACCGGCGGGGCGTCGCCGGCTGGGCCGGGCTGCTGCTCGCGACCTGCGGCCTTGTGCTTTATCCGCTTCTCCCACCTCTCACTGAACGACCGTTGCCGAGCGCGGAAGTCTTCGGCATTGCGCCTGATCCCACGGCGATCGTGACGTTGGGATTACTGCTCGCGGCTCGTGGCAGATTGCTTCCGACCCTCCTTCCCATCCCGTTGCTCTGGTGTGTGCTCAGCAGCCTCACGCTCTGGGCTATGGATGACCAACAGGCCTGGTTGCCGCTTCTTGTGGTGGCGATTGTGCTCGTGGCGCTTGGGCTGCAATCCGTGATCCGACACTACGGGCGCGGCGCGTAG
- a CDS encoding sensor histidine kinase has translation MASNGFAEWQPENRQVPSVSALSSVLPENPEQPKSSVTAVGGPPSLLSVAPRALAATAAATGSAIGLFLLSRAIFQAPFDWLDLTEAILIPILVAFPIAAFIFYQADRLAMAKVALAQQARDNERQKMLINELNHRVKNTLATVTSVCAQTARGATDVELFLELFRGRLVALAGAHDVLCRQGWSKVLLGELSAQVLAPYGDRIETQGADVTLRPSAALSLSMVLHELATNAAKHGSLSGNGMVTIKWTTNGKFGLEWIESGGPAVIKNPVRIGFGSKLIKQVVERELGGTVQIEYRSEGLVCRLLVPSNSID, from the coding sequence ATGGCCAGCAACGGCTTTGCTGAATGGCAGCCGGAAAACCGGCAAGTGCCGTCGGTTTCAGCGCTGTCGTCAGTGCTTCCTGAAAATCCTGAGCAACCGAAATCGAGCGTCACGGCGGTTGGCGGACCGCCAAGCTTGCTTTCCGTGGCGCCAAGAGCTCTCGCAGCTACGGCGGCAGCGACCGGTTCAGCTATTGGCTTATTCCTGCTTTCCCGGGCGATCTTTCAAGCTCCCTTTGACTGGTTGGACCTGACGGAAGCCATTCTGATTCCGATATTGGTCGCGTTTCCAATCGCGGCCTTCATCTTCTATCAGGCCGATCGGCTCGCAATGGCCAAGGTGGCTCTGGCTCAGCAGGCGCGAGACAACGAACGCCAAAAGATGCTGATAAACGAGCTGAACCACCGGGTCAAAAACACGCTGGCGACAGTCACGTCGGTTTGTGCGCAGACCGCGCGGGGGGCCACGGACGTTGAGCTGTTCCTTGAACTTTTCAGGGGACGCCTTGTTGCGTTAGCTGGCGCCCATGACGTCCTTTGTAGGCAAGGGTGGAGCAAAGTCTTGCTTGGCGAGTTGTCGGCGCAAGTTCTTGCGCCGTATGGGGACCGCATTGAAACGCAAGGTGCTGATGTAACGCTGCGCCCATCAGCGGCTTTGTCGCTGTCGATGGTCCTTCATGAACTAGCCACGAATGCAGCGAAACACGGTTCCCTATCAGGGAATGGCATGGTGACCATCAAGTGGACGACGAACGGCAAGTTTGGGCTGGAGTGGATCGAGAGCGGAGGCCCGGCCGTCATCAAGAATCCGGTTCGGATCGGTTTTGGTTCCAAATTGATAAAGCAGGTGGTCGAGCGCGAACTTGGTGGCACTGTCCAGATCGAGTACCGCTCCGAGGGGCTTGTGTGCCGCCTGCTGGTACCCAGCAACAGTATCGATTGA